The following are from one region of the Rhizobacter sp. AJA081-3 genome:
- a CDS encoding tetratricopeptide repeat protein, translating into MAAPEDEHRRGLQAYNTGDVATAMAVLRAPANAGHAPSQSLLAFILDRGDFVEEAARLYGLAAAQGDAEAQAALGNFYLSGRGVAKDEKQALAYFSKAAEQGHVLAMQVLAQAHREGGFGLPRDPAQAARWEARLAEIRPPRAAPANKAKP; encoded by the coding sequence ATGGCCGCGCCCGAAGACGAGCACCGCCGCGGCCTGCAGGCCTACAACACCGGCGACGTCGCCACTGCCATGGCGGTGCTGCGGGCTCCCGCGAACGCCGGCCATGCGCCTTCGCAGTCGCTGCTCGCCTTCATCCTCGACCGCGGCGACTTCGTCGAGGAGGCCGCGCGCCTGTATGGCCTGGCCGCCGCCCAGGGCGACGCCGAGGCGCAGGCGGCGCTGGGCAACTTCTATTTGAGCGGGCGTGGCGTTGCCAAAGATGAGAAGCAGGCGCTGGCGTATTTCTCGAAAGCGGCCGAGCAGGGCCATGTGCTGGCCATGCAGGTGCTGGCGCAGGCACACCGCGAAGGTGGCTTCGGGCTGCCGCGCGACCCCGCGCAGGCGGCGCGCTGGGAGGCCCGCCTGGCCGAGATCCGCCCGCCGCGCGCCGCGCCGGCGAACAAGGCGAAACCATGA
- a CDS encoding HD-GYP domain-containing protein — MPQPTILIVDDNPENLTLLGELLRERYKVRAANSGPRALQLAVLAPMPDLILLDIMMPGMSGFEVLEQLRSESLTRDIPVIITTAMSGTDDEQHGLVLGAVDYLTKPLKPAIVLARVHTHLELKRARDRLQRDNASLEAEIARRMRENQVIQDVTIRALARLAETRDNETGNHILRTQEYVETLARRACGHPRFATALDEHAIALIAKSAPLHDIGKVGIPDQVLLKPGKLTPDEWEVMKTHARLGAEAIARAVEDTHEPVEFLAYARQIALHHHERWDGSGYPDALAGDAIPLAARLMALADVFDALISRRVYKAPMTPAEAMAIMTEQRGRHFDPDLLDIFLAGIDDFCAIARRYPDEAAQELPAGQRRAA; from the coding sequence TTGCCACAGCCGACCATCCTGATCGTCGACGACAACCCCGAGAACCTCACGCTTCTCGGCGAGTTGCTGCGCGAGCGCTACAAGGTCCGTGCCGCGAACTCCGGGCCGCGCGCCTTGCAGCTGGCGGTGCTGGCGCCGATGCCCGACCTCATCCTGCTGGACATCATGATGCCCGGCATGAGCGGCTTCGAGGTGCTCGAGCAGCTGCGCTCCGAATCGCTGACGCGCGACATTCCGGTGATCATCACCACCGCGATGAGCGGGACCGACGACGAGCAGCATGGCCTGGTGCTCGGCGCGGTCGACTATTTGACCAAGCCGCTCAAGCCGGCCATCGTGCTGGCGCGCGTGCACACGCATCTCGAGCTGAAGCGCGCGCGCGACCGGCTGCAGCGTGACAACGCCTCGCTCGAGGCCGAGATCGCCCGGCGCATGCGCGAGAACCAGGTCATCCAGGACGTCACCATCCGCGCGCTGGCGCGCCTGGCCGAGACGCGCGACAACGAGACAGGCAACCACATCCTGCGCACGCAGGAGTATGTCGAGACGCTGGCGCGCCGCGCATGCGGACATCCGCGCTTCGCGACGGCGCTGGACGAACATGCCATCGCGCTGATCGCCAAGTCGGCGCCACTGCACGACATCGGCAAGGTGGGCATCCCCGACCAGGTGCTGCTCAAGCCGGGCAAGCTGACGCCCGACGAGTGGGAGGTCATGAAGACGCATGCGCGGCTGGGTGCCGAGGCCATCGCGCGCGCGGTCGAAGACACGCACGAGCCGGTGGAGTTTCTCGCCTATGCGCGGCAGATCGCGCTGCACCACCATGAACGCTGGGACGGCAGCGGCTATCCGGATGCCCTGGCCGGCGACGCCATCCCGCTGGCCGCCCGCCTGATGGCGCTGGCCGACGTGTTTGACGCCCTGATCTCGCGCCGCGTGTACAAGGCGCCGATGACGCCGGCCGAGGCCATGGCCATCATGACGGAGCAGCGCGGCCGGCACTTCGATCCCGACCTGCTCGACATCTTCCTGGCCGGCATCGACGACTTCTGCGCGATCGCCCGGCGCTACCCCGACGAGGCCGCACAGGAACTGCCTGCGGGGCAGCGGCGGGCCGCCTGA
- a CDS encoding two-component regulator propeller domain-containing protein, with translation MAISLRAAGIGAIALGTALAGAYQLGRSNGGGAASVAAGAAAPAALAAAPAAPAAPAASGALPAGHPAAAEPQREGKLAPDPTQKFTHFRVGNKNVKRLFVDGDTVWVGTSGGAVRYDTRTDEYKLFDTKSGLLSNGVFHVGKVGERIAVGTYGGGLSLLDAKTEQWDTYNIPEGLGDAFVYDVLKAKNGDVWIATWSGVNRVRGGDLKDRSKWELHTVESTKGGLPNDWVYGLAEGRNGEIWLGTEGGLAHFKEGRWENWNHARGLGADYEKVKNDIQYKNDPSKVSEHHAKQKQEMGLDKIDVAYNPNYIVSLAVDAQGVVWAGTWGGGLSRYDGKAWTQYTVAEGLPGNHVFMLHIDPKGVMWVGTNNGLAKMQDGKFKVLTTQDGLFNNAVFSMTTARDGTLWVGSFGGVARIKPS, from the coding sequence ATGGCCATTTCACTGCGGGCCGCCGGCATCGGCGCGATCGCCCTGGGCACGGCGCTCGCCGGGGCCTACCAGCTCGGGCGCAGCAACGGCGGCGGTGCCGCGAGCGTGGCGGCGGGAGCCGCCGCGCCGGCGGCCCTGGCTGCTGCACCGGCGGCACCCGCAGCACCAGCCGCATCAGGCGCACTGCCGGCCGGCCACCCGGCGGCTGCCGAGCCGCAGCGCGAAGGCAAGCTCGCGCCCGACCCGACGCAGAAGTTCACCCACTTCCGGGTCGGCAACAAGAACGTCAAGCGCTTGTTCGTCGACGGCGACACCGTGTGGGTGGGCACCTCCGGCGGCGCGGTGCGCTACGACACGCGCACCGACGAGTACAAGCTGTTCGACACCAAGAGCGGGCTGCTGTCCAACGGCGTGTTCCACGTCGGCAAGGTCGGCGAGCGCATCGCCGTGGGCACCTACGGCGGCGGGCTGTCGCTGCTCGATGCGAAGACCGAACAATGGGACACCTACAACATCCCCGAGGGCCTGGGCGACGCCTTCGTCTACGACGTGCTGAAGGCGAAGAACGGCGACGTCTGGATCGCCACCTGGTCGGGCGTGAACCGCGTCAGGGGCGGCGACCTGAAGGACCGCTCGAAGTGGGAGCTGCACACGGTCGAGAGCACGAAGGGCGGCCTGCCCAACGACTGGGTCTACGGGCTGGCCGAAGGCCGCAACGGCGAGATCTGGCTCGGCACCGAAGGCGGCCTCGCGCACTTCAAGGAAGGCCGCTGGGAGAACTGGAACCATGCGCGCGGGCTGGGTGCCGATTACGAGAAGGTCAAGAACGACATCCAGTACAAGAACGACCCGTCGAAGGTTTCCGAGCACCACGCCAAGCAGAAGCAGGAGATGGGGCTGGACAAGATCGACGTCGCCTACAACCCGAACTACATCGTCTCGCTGGCCGTCGATGCGCAGGGCGTGGTGTGGGCCGGCACCTGGGGCGGCGGGCTGTCGCGCTACGACGGCAAGGCCTGGACCCAGTACACCGTGGCCGAGGGCCTGCCCGGAAACCACGTCTTCATGCTGCACATCGACCCGAAGGGCGTGATGTGGGTCGGAACCAACAACGGCCTGGCGAAGATGCAGGACGGCAAGTTCAAGGTGCTCACCACGCAGGACGGCCTGTTCAACAACGCCGTGTTCTCGATGACCACCGCGCGCGACGGCACGCTGTGGGTCGGCAGCTTCGGCGGGGTGGCGCGCATCAAGCCTTCCTGA
- a CDS encoding sigma-54 dependent transcriptional regulator, whose translation MPDLNVLVVDDEPAVRQVLAAAIGKAGYVVETAASASEALARLDKAPFDVVLSDVFMPVTDGIELLKQARSRGHAATFIMVTAFASVDSAIDAIKAGAWDYITKPVRNEEILHRLEQIEAMQGLREENRALRTLVMGGPQPAFQFASPAMQAIDRLVSRVAPTDSTVLITGESGTGKGVSARRIHELSSRRDGPFVAVNCGAIPENLIESELFGHTKGAFTSADRPRRGLFTQADRGTIFLDEIGELPLSMQTKLLHVIEAKEVRPLGSEQSRKVDVRIIAATNRDLPAMVASGRFREDLFFRLSVFQIGMPPLRDRRADIPALVQHLMSQRIAPAGSGPALTIDPEAQDMLLAFNWPGNVRQLENVLHRAAILADGGCIRAGDLPPEVSRTAPGSTAASPSEGGELSLRERVRRFEVSLIQRAIDDAGGDRRVAAARLGIGLSSLYRKLEEFQGDTPTAA comes from the coding sequence ATGCCCGATTTGAATGTGCTGGTCGTCGACGACGAGCCGGCCGTCAGGCAGGTGCTCGCGGCGGCGATCGGCAAGGCCGGCTACGTGGTGGAGACCGCGGCCTCGGCGTCCGAGGCGCTGGCGCGGCTGGACAAGGCGCCGTTCGACGTCGTGCTCAGCGACGTCTTCATGCCGGTGACCGACGGCATCGAATTGCTCAAGCAGGCGCGCTCGCGCGGCCATGCCGCGACCTTCATCATGGTGACCGCGTTCGCCTCGGTCGACTCGGCCATCGACGCCATCAAGGCGGGCGCCTGGGACTACATCACCAAGCCCGTGCGCAACGAGGAGATCCTGCATCGCCTCGAGCAGATCGAGGCGATGCAGGGCCTGCGCGAGGAGAACCGCGCGCTGCGCACGCTGGTGATGGGCGGGCCGCAGCCGGCCTTCCAGTTCGCCTCGCCGGCCATGCAGGCGATCGACCGGCTGGTCAGCCGCGTCGCGCCGACCGACAGCACCGTGCTCATCACCGGCGAGAGCGGCACCGGCAAAGGCGTGAGCGCGCGGCGCATCCACGAACTCTCGTCGCGGCGCGACGGCCCCTTCGTCGCGGTGAACTGTGGAGCGATCCCCGAGAACCTGATCGAGAGCGAGCTCTTCGGCCACACCAAGGGCGCCTTCACCAGCGCCGACCGGCCGCGCCGCGGCCTGTTCACGCAGGCCGACCGCGGCACCATCTTCCTCGACGAGATCGGCGAACTGCCGCTTTCGATGCAGACGAAGCTGCTGCACGTCATCGAGGCCAAGGAAGTGCGGCCCCTGGGCTCCGAGCAGAGCCGTAAGGTCGACGTGCGCATCATCGCCGCCACCAACCGCGACCTGCCGGCGATGGTGGCTTCCGGGCGATTCCGCGAGGACCTGTTCTTCCGCCTGTCGGTGTTCCAGATCGGCATGCCGCCCCTGCGCGACCGGCGCGCCGACATTCCGGCGCTGGTGCAGCACCTGATGTCGCAGCGCATCGCGCCGGCCGGTTCGGGCCCGGCGCTGACCATCGACCCGGAAGCGCAGGACATGCTGCTGGCCTTCAACTGGCCGGGCAACGTTCGCCAGCTCGAGAACGTGCTGCACCGCGCGGCCATCCTCGCCGACGGCGGCTGCATCCGCGCCGGTGACCTGCCGCCCGAGGTGTCGCGCACCGCGCCGGGTTCGACCGCGGCGTCCCCCAGCGAAGGCGGTGAACTGAGTCTGCGCGAGCGCGTGCGCCGCTTCGAGGTGTCGCTGATCCAGCGCGCGATCGACGATGCCGGTGGCGACCGCCGCGTGGCCGCGGCGCGCCTGGGCATCGGCCTGTCCAGCCTGTACCGCAAGCTCGAGGAGTTCCAGGGCGATACGCCGACTGCGGCCTGA
- a CDS encoding response regulator, with protein MDRSLLHELAPENFGPLLARLLAIADDAVIVADAAQRIVLFNDGAERIFGYRISQVMGQPLAMLLPETTRALHERHLREFAVSPLAARRMGDRRDIHGRRADGSLFDAEASISHVELDGALFFAAILRDVSESREAARAVARSEARFRELATTAPVGIFQTDSHGLCVYVNERWCTMAGMAPAEALGSGWMRAVHPGDRSRVQQAWLAGVEGHAPFDLRYRFLRPDGTETWVVGRAVKSRETDGSTSGFLGTVTDVTESHHQALALERAKSEAEAAARAKSLFLANMSHEIRTPLNAVIGMTTLLLDTPMSEDQRDFARTIRGSGETLLEIINDILDYSKADVGKLEIEQQAFDLRRCVEDSLDLVAPRALEKHLNLAYLIDDGTPESLVGDATRIRQILVNLLSNAVKFTHQGEVFVSVDSEPVDEHTCRIRFSVQDSGIGISAEHLPRLFQSFTQVDASTTRKYGGTGLGLAISKRLAELMGGTVSVHSEPGQGSLFQVTVLATVAEAAAPAEFLQRNAPALAGKRLLIVDDNLTNRRILTRMALLWGMVPSTLPSALEALDRIRHGECYDVAVLDMSMPGIDGLELAVEIRRRRSPDELPIVMLTSLGQRQALQDEHGAGLAAYLAKPIKASQLFATLVAVVQGQRTAPQPPAPAPAPQIPVLAASLPLRVLVAEDNAINQRVALRLLQRLGYRADVAANGLEVIDAVERQHYDVVLMDIQMPEMDGLQAARWIVQRRGAGGLPRVVAMTANAMPGDREAYMAAGMDGYVAKPIEMGDLAAAMTRVAMIARGGAAADRVDEQEVLDTSRLEHLRGMQLDSEPSLVRELIDMFVADTPGHLGALVEALVAADAARLGRVAHRLLSVTQNIGAPRMSALCVEIERLCRLGEIDRVGELTDALAQEHERVNAALLAVRMRY; from the coding sequence ATGGACCGCTCGCTGCTGCACGAACTCGCGCCGGAGAACTTCGGCCCGCTGCTCGCGCGGCTGCTCGCCATCGCCGACGACGCGGTGATCGTGGCCGATGCGGCGCAGCGCATCGTGCTCTTCAACGACGGCGCCGAGCGCATCTTCGGCTACCGCATCTCTCAGGTGATGGGGCAGCCGCTCGCAATGCTGCTGCCCGAGACGACGCGCGCGCTGCACGAGCGGCACCTGCGCGAGTTCGCCGTCTCGCCACTGGCGGCGAGGCGCATGGGCGACCGGCGTGACATCCACGGCCGCCGCGCCGACGGCAGCCTGTTCGATGCCGAGGCCTCGATCTCGCACGTCGAACTCGACGGCGCGCTGTTCTTCGCCGCCATCCTGCGCGACGTCAGCGAGTCGCGCGAAGCCGCACGCGCCGTGGCGCGCAGCGAGGCGCGCTTTCGCGAGCTGGCGACCACCGCGCCGGTGGGCATCTTCCAGACCGATTCGCACGGCCTGTGCGTGTACGTCAACGAACGCTGGTGCACGATGGCCGGCATGGCGCCCGCCGAGGCGCTGGGCAGCGGCTGGATGCGCGCCGTGCACCCCGGCGACCGCTCGCGCGTGCAGCAGGCCTGGCTGGCCGGTGTCGAAGGCCATGCGCCCTTCGACCTGCGCTACCGCTTCCTGCGGCCCGATGGCACCGAGACCTGGGTGGTGGGCCGCGCCGTGAAGAGCCGCGAGACCGACGGCTCGACCAGCGGCTTCCTCGGCACCGTGACCGACGTGACCGAGAGCCACCACCAGGCGCTGGCGCTGGAGCGCGCCAAGTCGGAGGCCGAGGCGGCAGCGCGCGCCAAGAGCCTGTTCCTGGCCAACATGAGCCACGAGATCCGCACGCCGCTCAACGCGGTGATCGGCATGACCACGCTGCTGCTGGACACGCCGATGTCGGAGGACCAGCGCGACTTCGCGCGCACCATCCGCGGCAGCGGCGAGACGCTGCTGGAGATCATCAACGACATCCTCGACTACTCGAAGGCCGACGTCGGCAAGCTCGAGATCGAGCAGCAGGCCTTCGACCTGCGCCGCTGCGTGGAAGACTCGCTCGACCTGGTGGCGCCGCGCGCGCTCGAGAAGCACCTCAACCTGGCCTACCTGATCGACGACGGCACGCCCGAGTCGCTGGTGGGTGACGCCACGCGCATCCGCCAGATCCTCGTCAACCTGCTGTCCAACGCCGTCAAGTTCACCCACCAGGGCGAGGTCTTCGTGTCGGTGGACAGCGAGCCGGTGGATGAGCACACCTGCCGCATCCGCTTCTCGGTACAGGACTCGGGCATCGGCATCTCGGCCGAGCACCTGCCGCGGCTGTTCCAGTCGTTCACGCAGGTGGATGCCTCGACCACGCGCAAGTACGGCGGCACCGGCCTGGGCCTGGCGATCAGCAAGCGGCTGGCCGAGTTGATGGGCGGCACGGTCAGCGTGCACAGCGAGCCGGGCCAGGGCTCGCTGTTCCAGGTGACGGTGCTGGCCACGGTGGCCGAGGCGGCGGCGCCGGCGGAGTTCCTGCAGCGCAACGCGCCGGCGCTGGCCGGCAAGCGGCTGCTCATCGTCGACGACAACCTGACCAACCGCCGCATCCTCACGCGCATGGCGCTGCTGTGGGGCATGGTGCCGTCGACGCTGCCCTCGGCGCTGGAGGCGCTGGATCGCATCCGCCACGGCGAGTGCTACGACGTCGCCGTGCTCGACATGAGCATGCCCGGCATTGACGGCCTCGAGCTGGCGGTGGAGATCCGGCGCCGGCGCAGCCCCGACGAGCTGCCCATCGTCATGCTGACCTCGCTCGGCCAGCGCCAGGCCCTGCAAGACGAACACGGCGCCGGCCTGGCGGCCTACCTCGCCAAGCCGATCAAGGCGAGCCAGCTGTTCGCCACGCTGGTGGCGGTGGTGCAGGGCCAGCGCACGGCGCCGCAGCCGCCCGCGCCGGCGCCGGCGCCGCAGATTCCGGTGCTCGCCGCGAGCCTGCCGCTGCGCGTGCTCGTGGCCGAGGACAACGCCATCAACCAGCGGGTCGCGCTGCGCCTGCTGCAGCGCCTGGGCTACCGCGCCGACGTGGCGGCCAACGGGCTGGAGGTGATCGACGCGGTCGAGCGACAGCACTACGACGTGGTGCTGATGGACATCCAGATGCCCGAGATGGATGGCCTGCAGGCGGCGCGCTGGATCGTGCAGCGGCGCGGCGCCGGCGGCTTGCCACGTGTCGTCGCGATGACCGCCAACGCGATGCCCGGCGACCGCGAGGCCTACATGGCCGCCGGCATGGACGGCTACGTGGCCAAGCCGATCGAGATGGGCGACCTCGCCGCGGCGATGACGCGCGTGGCGATGATCGCTCGCGGCGGCGCGGCCGCGGATCGGGTGGACGAGCAGGAGGTGCTCGACACTTCGCGCCTGGAGCACCTGCGCGGCATGCAGCTCGACAGCGAGCCGAGCCTGGTGCGCGAGCTGATCGACATGTTCGTGGCCGACACGCCAGGGCACCTGGGCGCGCTTGTGGAGGCACTGGTCGCGGCCGATGCAGCGCGCCTGGGCCGCGTTGCGCACCGCCTGCTGTCGGTCACGCAGAACATCGGCGCGCCGCGCATGTCCGCCCTGTGCGTCGAGATCGAGCGGCTGTGCAGGCTCGGCGAGATCGACCGCGTGGGCGAGCTCACCGATGCGCTGGCGCAGGAGCACGAACGTGTCAACGCCGCGCTGCTGGCCGTGCGCATGCGCTACTGA
- a CDS encoding FAD:protein FMN transferase — MATHDMPLSRRQALAALTGAVLLPLAGPAAASVRHERHFLFGSPVDVMLRHAPEEAVQAPLDRVMRGLQHIHAQWNAWKPGELGRINQAFREGRSARVTPALLAMIRSAARLERASAGFFNPGIGGVVQAWGFHDDVMRPGDRPAAAALAGWREAAPSLAQIETRGDALASRNPRLQLDFGAYAKGVAIDRALDEFAARGQGEALVNLGGNLGAMGTAGWQIGIRDPFGEGLVASLATRGREAVVTSGSYERFRVLDGERCTHILDPSSAAPAQGLVSVTVLHRCAALADAAATALLVAGPRRWREVAQRMGVTQVLAIGPDGRGMASGALAPRLQFASPSWRGRIATV; from the coding sequence ATGGCCACGCACGACATGCCGCTGAGCCGGCGCCAGGCGCTGGCCGCGCTGACCGGCGCGGTGCTGTTGCCGCTTGCCGGTCCGGCTGCGGCCTCGGTGCGGCACGAGCGTCACTTCCTGTTCGGCTCGCCGGTGGACGTGATGCTGCGGCACGCGCCGGAAGAGGCGGTACAGGCGCCGCTCGATCGGGTGATGCGCGGCCTGCAGCACATCCACGCGCAGTGGAACGCCTGGAAGCCGGGCGAACTGGGCCGCATCAACCAGGCCTTCCGCGAGGGGCGCAGCGCGCGCGTCACGCCGGCGCTGCTGGCGATGATCCGCTCGGCGGCGCGGCTCGAGCGGGCTTCGGCCGGCTTCTTCAACCCCGGCATCGGCGGCGTGGTCCAGGCCTGGGGCTTCCACGACGACGTGATGCGCCCCGGTGACCGGCCCGCGGCAGCCGCATTGGCCGGCTGGCGCGAGGCGGCCCCCAGCCTGGCGCAGATCGAGACGCGCGGCGATGCGCTGGCGAGCCGCAACCCGCGCCTGCAACTCGACTTCGGCGCCTATGCCAAGGGTGTGGCCATCGACCGTGCGCTCGACGAGTTCGCGGCGCGCGGCCAGGGCGAGGCGCTCGTCAACCTCGGAGGCAACCTCGGGGCGATGGGCACGGCCGGATGGCAGATCGGCATCCGCGATCCTTTCGGCGAGGGCCTGGTGGCGAGCCTGGCGACGCGAGGCCGCGAGGCGGTCGTCACCTCGGGAAGCTATGAGCGTTTCCGCGTGCTCGACGGTGAGCGCTGCACGCACATCCTCGACCCGTCCAGCGCCGCGCCGGCCCAGGGGCTGGTCAGCGTGACGGTGCTGCACCGCTGCGCGGCACTGGCCGATGCGGCGGCCACCGCCTTGCTGGTGGCCGGGCCACGGCGCTGGCGCGAGGTGGCGCAGCGCATGGGCGTGACGCAGGTGCTGGCGATCGGGCCGGACGGCCGCGGCATGGCCAGCGGGGCGCTGGCACCGCGCCTGCAGTTCGCCAGCCCCAGCTGGCGCGGCCGCATCGCCACGGTCTGA
- a CDS encoding two-component regulator propeller domain-containing protein — protein MTPRLSRRALIGAVLAFAATLAAAQGGPRVKDVYEVGPTVYVRALTVEKARAALWVGTSAGVHEVDLANGKLRNTFTRKEGLANEYVFAVGLDRDGYKWFGTNAGGVSRYKDGKWKTYFPMHGLADYWIYSFAQQKNGDFWIGTWAGVNKVDGKTGKFSTYVKELVNEWVYGISVDAQDRVWFGTEGGVSMFDGRRWVSWTHKDGLGAPNTDNLPFSANTGLGTRTRHDLSVSSEGPATYNPNYVFSILSAKDGSVWAGTWGGGAARWDGKAWTNFTAKDGLAGNIVYSVAQDADGALWFGTNNGVSRYDGKAFASLGMKEGLLERNVYAVAVAPDGDIWVGTRKGVARIAR, from the coding sequence ATGACACCTCGACTCTCCCGACGCGCCCTGATCGGCGCGGTCCTGGCCTTTGCCGCCACGCTGGCAGCCGCACAAGGCGGCCCGCGCGTGAAGGATGTCTACGAGGTCGGCCCCACCGTCTACGTGCGTGCGCTGACCGTCGAGAAGGCGCGTGCCGCACTGTGGGTCGGCACCTCGGCCGGCGTGCACGAGGTCGACCTCGCCAACGGCAAGCTGCGCAACACCTTCACGCGCAAGGAAGGCCTGGCCAACGAGTACGTGTTCGCCGTCGGGCTGGACCGAGACGGCTACAAGTGGTTCGGCACCAATGCCGGCGGCGTGTCACGCTACAAGGACGGCAAGTGGAAGACCTACTTCCCGATGCACGGCCTGGCCGACTACTGGATCTATTCCTTCGCCCAGCAGAAGAACGGCGACTTCTGGATCGGCACCTGGGCCGGCGTCAACAAGGTCGACGGCAAGACCGGCAAGTTCAGCACCTACGTGAAGGAGCTGGTCAACGAATGGGTCTACGGCATCAGCGTCGATGCGCAGGACCGCGTGTGGTTCGGCACCGAGGGCGGCGTGTCGATGTTCGACGGCCGCCGCTGGGTCAGCTGGACACACAAGGACGGCCTGGGCGCGCCCAACACCGACAACCTGCCGTTCAGCGCCAACACCGGGCTGGGCACGCGCACGCGGCACGACCTGTCGGTGAGCAGCGAGGGCCCGGCCACCTACAACCCGAACTACGTGTTCTCCATCCTGTCGGCCAAGGACGGCTCGGTCTGGGCCGGCACCTGGGGCGGCGGTGCGGCGCGCTGGGACGGCAAGGCCTGGACGAACTTCACGGCGAAGGACGGCCTGGCCGGCAACATCGTCTACAGCGTCGCGCAGGACGCCGACGGCGCGCTCTGGTTCGGCACCAACAACGGCGTGTCGCGCTACGACGGCAAGGCCTTCGCCAGCCTGGGCATGAAGGAGGGGCTGCTCGAGCGCAACGTCTACGCGGTCGCCGTGGCACCGGACGGCGACATCTGGGTCGGCACGCGCAAGGGCGTGGCCCGCATCGCCCGCTGA
- a CDS encoding cytochrome c, which yields MKRAATIGLWTLAALLPAARASDTSHGADLYRQHCAGCHGGDGRPVMPGAPDFSRPTSLLKPDLTLLGAVRAGRGAMPAYQGLLRDRDILDIVAHLRTFR from the coding sequence ATGAAGCGCGCCGCCACCATCGGCCTGTGGACACTGGCCGCGCTGCTGCCTGCAGCGCGGGCTTCCGACACCTCGCATGGCGCGGACCTGTACCGCCAGCACTGCGCCGGATGCCATGGCGGTGACGGGCGTCCGGTGATGCCCGGAGCGCCGGACTTCTCGCGCCCGACCTCGCTGCTCAAGCCCGATCTCACGCTGCTCGGTGCCGTGCGTGCCGGCCGCGGCGCGATGCCGGCCTACCAGGGCCTGCTGCGCGACCGCGACATCCTCGACATCGTCGCCCACCTGCGGACCTTCCGATGA